One part of the Flavobacterium johnsoniae UW101 genome encodes these proteins:
- a CDS encoding carboxypeptidase regulatory-like domain-containing protein translates to MKYLYKIASVLFLLFLVSCSEEKIGESEFGTVTGKVVSADTFEPMENVKILSSPTSSTVFTDETGKFTVSNVKVGEYSFQAQKDGYVAKFEAVTITANNTSEIVFELSKSTANNKPPTVPVLVSPIDNSTAQAVSLDLTWTATDPNNDVLTFKVTLRNDSNSDVKTFENIKEKKITLTDLLFGTKYYWQVEVNDGINTPVLSTISAFTTLQFPTTRYLFVKKISDNNVIFAADDAGKQYQLTSSDKNSWRPRRNNQAQKIAFIATNGSQNDIYTMNFDGTGIKKVTSSVPIAGFNSDYIGYSWNASGSEFIYPSFDKLYRINSDGSGLTKIFQTPNGKFISECDWSADGTKIALKVNDANGYNAEVYVIDTSGTITASILSGQPGAVGGLNFSVTGLKLIYTRDITGFENSTYRQLDTRIFEYSFVTSSSYQIVTEKISGTNDLDVRYAPNESELIFTNTSNDGISVKNILKTSIGVANSRVVLFSGTSMPDWE, encoded by the coding sequence ATGAAGTATTTATACAAAATAGCAAGTGTACTTTTTTTATTGTTTTTGGTTTCGTGCAGTGAAGAAAAAATAGGAGAGTCGGAGTTTGGAACCGTTACCGGAAAAGTAGTTTCGGCAGATACTTTTGAGCCGATGGAAAACGTAAAAATATTATCCAGCCCAACATCAAGTACCGTATTTACAGATGAAACCGGGAAATTTACAGTTTCAAATGTAAAAGTAGGCGAATATTCTTTTCAGGCTCAAAAAGACGGATATGTTGCAAAATTTGAAGCCGTAACCATTACAGCAAATAATACATCTGAAATTGTTTTTGAACTCAGTAAATCAACGGCAAATAATAAACCGCCAACAGTTCCGGTGTTAGTAAGTCCAATTGATAACAGTACAGCACAAGCTGTTTCGCTTGATTTAACCTGGACGGCTACAGATCCTAATAATGATGTGCTGACCTTTAAAGTAACGCTTAGAAATGACAGTAATAGTGATGTAAAAACTTTTGAAAATATAAAAGAGAAAAAAATAACCTTAACAGATCTTTTATTCGGAACAAAATATTACTGGCAGGTTGAGGTTAATGACGGTATAAATACACCTGTTTTGAGTACTATCAGCGCTTTTACAACTTTACAATTTCCAACAACACGTTATTTGTTTGTAAAAAAGATAAGCGATAACAATGTAATTTTTGCCGCAGATGATGCCGGAAAACAATATCAGTTAACCAGTTCCGATAAAAATTCCTGGCGTCCGAGGAGAAATAATCAGGCGCAAAAAATTGCTTTTATTGCCACAAACGGTTCGCAAAATGATATTTACACAATGAATTTTGACGGAACAGGAATAAAAAAAGTAACCAGTTCAGTGCCAATCGCAGGTTTCAATTCAGATTATATAGGTTATTCCTGGAATGCTTCGGGAAGTGAGTTTATTTATCCGAGTTTTGATAAACTGTACAGAATTAACAGTGATGGAAGCGGTTTAACCAAAATATTCCAAACACCAAACGGCAAATTTATATCAGAATGCGACTGGAGTGCCGACGGAACTAAAATTGCCTTAAAAGTAAATGATGCCAATGGTTATAATGCAGAGGTGTATGTTATTGATACTTCGGGTACGATAACAGCTTCAATACTTTCCGGACAACCAGGCGCAGTAGGCGGTTTAAATTTCTCTGTTACTGGATTAAAATTAATTTACACCAGAGATATAACCGGTTTTGAAAATTCGACTTACCGCCAGCTTGATACCAGAATTTTCGAATATAGTTTTGTAACATCATCGTCTTATCAAATTGTAACTGAGAAAATTTCGGGAACCAACGATTTGGATGTACGATATGCTCCAAACGAATCAGAATTAATTTTTACCAATACATCAAATGATGGTATTTCGGTAAAAAATATTCTAAAAACCAGTATAGGAGTTGCAAATTCCAGAGTTGTATTATTCTCCGGAACTTCAATGCCAGACTGGGAATAA
- a CDS encoding AIR synthase related protein, producing MSSDSSKRYAQRGVSASKEDVHNAIKNIDKGLFPQAFCKIVPDYLTQDNEHCLIMHADGAGTKSSLAYMYWKETGDLSVWKGIAQDALIMNIDDLLCVGATDNILLSSTIGRNKNLIPAEVISAIINGTEELINELKSFGVTIHSTGGETADVGDVVRTIIVDSTVTARMKREDVVDNANIKAGDVIVGLASFGQASYEKGYNGGMGSNGLTSARHDVFGKYLAKKYPESYDAAVPEELIYSGQVNLTDAVENSPINAGQLVLSPTRTYAPIIKKILDKYTPKDIHGMVHCSGGAQTKILHFVKDLHVIKDNLFPVPPLFKLIQEQSKTDWKEMYQVFNCGHRMELYVPENIAQDIIEISKSFNVDAQIVGRVEASDSKKLTITSEYGTFEY from the coding sequence ATGAGTTCAGATTCTAGCAAAAGATATGCACAAAGAGGTGTTTCGGCATCAAAAGAAGACGTACATAACGCTATAAAAAATATTGACAAAGGTTTATTTCCGCAGGCATTTTGTAAAATTGTCCCAGATTATTTAACTCAGGACAATGAGCACTGCTTAATTATGCATGCTGACGGAGCGGGTACAAAATCATCTTTAGCTTATATGTACTGGAAAGAAACCGGAGATCTTTCGGTTTGGAAAGGAATTGCTCAGGATGCCTTAATCATGAATATTGACGATTTGTTATGTGTTGGCGCAACAGATAATATCTTGCTTTCTTCAACTATTGGAAGAAATAAAAACTTAATTCCTGCTGAAGTTATCTCAGCAATTATTAACGGAACAGAGGAATTAATAAACGAATTAAAATCATTTGGCGTAACAATTCATTCAACAGGAGGAGAAACTGCTGACGTTGGAGATGTTGTTCGTACCATTATTGTAGATTCAACTGTTACCGCTCGTATGAAACGTGAGGATGTTGTAGACAATGCTAATATTAAAGCTGGAGATGTAATTGTTGGTTTGGCTTCTTTTGGTCAGGCTTCTTACGAAAAAGGATATAACGGAGGAATGGGAAGTAACGGATTAACTTCTGCCCGTCATGATGTTTTTGGTAAATATTTAGCAAAAAAATATCCTGAAAGTTACGATGCAGCTGTTCCAGAAGAATTAATTTATTCTGGTCAGGTAAATTTAACCGATGCTGTTGAAAACAGTCCAATAAATGCAGGTCAGCTGGTACTTTCACCAACAAGAACTTACGCACCAATTATCAAGAAAATTTTAGACAAATACACACCAAAAGACATTCACGGAATGGTGCATTGCAGCGGTGGTGCGCAGACTAAAATTTTACATTTCGTAAAAGACTTACACGTTATAAAAGACAATTTATTTCCGGTGCCGCCATTGTTCAAGTTAATTCAGGAACAATCAAAAACAGATTGGAAAGAAATGTATCAGGTTTTTAACTGCGGTCACAGAATGGAGCTTTACGTTCCGGAAAATATCGCACAGGATATTATCGAAATTTCAAAATCATTCAATGTTGATGCACAAATCGTGGGTAGAGTAGAAGCTTCAGATTCTAAAAAACTTACAATTACAAGCGAATACGGAACATTTGAATATTAA